The Fusarium oxysporum f. sp. lycopersici 4287 chromosome 1, whole genome shotgun sequence DNA segment AGTTGAACAACTTGGCAAAAAAAGGAGGGGAACAAGATCCTATCAAAGGAAGCAATGGTGTTGAGAACAAACAGGAAACAATTATTGGACGAGATTAGATAGAAAGGTACGTACCGTCTCTCAGTCGGGGACCTCGGCCTGATTTTGGTGGGGTGTCATGGAGGCTCCTTCCCGTCTGTTGAACCCCCTGGGGCTAAactttgttgagaagagggcTCTGGCTTGGTACCTCAGAGGAGCCCATACATGAGGTAGTTGTCAGCTTGTGATAATTGAGACAGCTGATTGGCTGAGGTCACTTTGATTTTGAGCTTTAAATAACGActacctaccttaggtacTAAGTCAACATATACAGTTGAGTTTTATATACCAtcaaggggaggcaagaaaacttaggatcTTTATTCCAAGTGACGAAAAGACTTGGGTAAGCTTAGTATACTTTGGTAGATCTTTAGACCAGTTAATTTTGGCACCCTGTTTTTATgtcagaagttttattaCCCCCGAGGACCATTCACATCAAGCCATGTTATGAATAGAGTCAGAGACACAAACAGAACACCCAGGagtatttattattgctATCACGCTGGCAAGGTCGATCAAGTGATGATTGTTCATCTACTTGTTATTCTTGCAAATAacaggaaaagaagaagaagagggggaTGGGGGAGTACAATTTCCCTCTACTATAGCTACAAGGTATTGAATCTATCGTAGCTACCAAACAGATCTTCTATCATAAAGCCAAGTTTACCCTCACCCACACAGCTCAGTATTATTATTGTAGGCAGTATTGAGTGTCATGGAGTCTCAAGAGTAGCATTGTTCGTGAAATACACTGCCAGCAGGATCAGCCCCACGAGCCTCACCACCACCTCATCCATAATCTTGAATACCTTGAGTGAAAAACATATTCactctttcttttttttttccttctttctttcttcttctttttccccAACTTGCATAGCCCAAGCCAAAGTATCCCAAATTGGCATCTCTCGGCCACCGCGATTTGTTTGCTAGTAGCTATCCGGCAGCTGGCGATCAGCTGCCGGGTCATTCACGTCTTAACCTCACGCATGCCCTCTTGGCGCTTGAGCATTTCGTTATTCCACCCTTCACTAggagttttttttttttttccccttaTATTCACAGTCTGCCCGAAACAGTTTCCCTTTACCCCAAACTACTATCACCGTGtcttgtcgaagaagagGCATCTTGTCCCTTCTATGAAGAGTCTCCGATACACCCTACTGTTTGCTCAAAGTCTGGGCATTATATCATATTTCATAGGTAAGCATACTCAGAGGAAAACATGGACAGCTTTAACTGACCTGAGCCCTTCTCTCAGACCTATAGCTTACGGTTACCTGATAACAAGCGAATGACTCGAAACAAGTCGACAAACCTGCTTGTCATAACCCATCTTTTGACTCTGTTGTCAAGCTGAATTATTGATCAACACATTCGCTTTGTTAAATATTCATCGCTTTACGAAGCCTACACATATGCATCGCCAGGCACTATCATGAATCCTTGTGCGCCAACATTTATCCCGGTTGAACCTTCGGGGGATGAGTTCTCTTCTGATGAAGATGGGTCTTCTACTCCGTCTTCCATGGAAGCACGACATCCAGATCAAGATGTGCGCTCACCCCGAGCACGACCCCGAGGTAGAACAATTCCTTCCATTACCATCGACCCCGAAGGATATGAATCCATGTTCCCTGCTCTTCGAACTGTGAACAAGGTTGATCCTCTCAAGATTCGGAGTCCGAAAATGAAAAGGAAACAGCGAAGCAGGCGCCAGATGTCCAGAGGCAAAGACGGCCGGGTCCAGTCTTCAAACTCGGTCAACGATGAACAGTTGAGCATAGGGCATCAGTTCTCACAGTcctctgatgatgaggaagagggcaGTAATGAGCCTCCCCTGGAATATCTGAAACCGACAGTTTACACTCCGAGGAAGTCACTTGAATTCCTCAAACCCGACGTTTATACACCTCCGGCCTCATCTCACAACTGTTTCAGTCGCCCTAGAACCAGGGCAAGCATGCGGCCGACTGACGCCAGAGCGAGAACCAGGTCTCCTAGGCGGGCATGGAGGCCCCCAACTCCCCATCCAGACGGTAGACCGCAAGGCTCCAGATTACGACGTGCACCTACACCAAACCAGAGAATTATGTCACCGGTTGGGTATCCAGTTCCTCTGGTTTTCCCAAATCCCACTTACAGCCACTTTCCATCAGAACCTCCCCATCCAATGATGCATCATCCGATCAACTATGCGCCACGTATGGGGCCATCTCTGGTGCCGCCTATGATGCCATACTCGCCTCTACCATGGCCTATTGCCCCGGTCCCGTGGTCGGCCCATTTGGCTCAACcagagatgatgatggactATCCGGCGTACTATGATAGCCATTATGAACAAATGGATTGGCCTTCATTTGAGGGAGAGAGTGGGATGTATTATGCGCCGCAGCCACCACCAACCCTGCCGCCACAGCATTTCATTTATTATCAGCCAGAGTCACATATGCGACCACAAATGCTGCCCCATAGTCAATACCGAATGCATTTGCAGCCTCCAGAAAGGTCTGGATTGTATCCAACTTCCCAGGGCAGTGATTCACAGAGTGACTCGAGGAGTCAGCACACGGAAAGCCAGCATGAGAAAAAGGCCAGTACCTCTAGTTCCGCCAAGGAAAGCAACTCTAGCTCCGGAGCAGCTACCAATGTGTCCGATACTACAACCCCTTTGAGAATTCAAGTCGATATGATCAAGGATCAAAGCGGAGGGGCACAGCCGGGGTCAAAGCACAACAAGTATCCTGATATTTAGATGACTTCAGTGCCTGTTGGTAAAGACCGTCAACTCCTCAGTGCTGTTTGCAGTGACGACTCGAcgcaagaagaagtcaaGAAAGAGCTTCGCAAGGCGGCTGACTATAGTAAGACCAAAGGGTTCATCCCAACTCGACAGGCACAAAATTCACAAGATTCTCCTCGCCTTGTGAGAGGTGCGAAGATCAACCTCAAGCGAGATACTGCACCCCAAGAGGAGAACAAAGCTCGAGAGACGCATAAACTGGTCGATCCGCTCCAAAATGCACCCAGAGGCCCATCTTCCGCGCGCCAACTTCCTCAGACGTTCAGTTCTACCGTGAAACAGGCTTTAAATTTGAATGGGCCTGAGTCGGGTTCATGGTCTCAATCCAAAAGATGGACAAGCTTTGCTACAAAGGAACGGCAGGCGTTTCAGAAGACGATGGCCAATTTGCGTTACATGAGCGCCGACCAGTCTCCATTTGTTCCTCAGAGCCCAGTAGAGCTGACAGCTTTCAAGGCAAATCTGGCAGAATCAAAGACAAGGAAGCTCGATCAAGAGGTTAAGCAACGCCTGGCAAGGACGAATGCGagcgttgatgaaggcgtgGAGACTCAAGTCAAACCTATGATGAAGCTCCTCCGTGGGAAGAAATTTAAGGATTGTCTTTCCCCTGTGTTCGCAGCTAGCAATTGCTTCAACACATCACGGAACCAGCCGCCGTATGACGCTGGATGGCCAACCCTCACCGAACTCAAAGAAGAGGGGGATAAACGCTCCAGTCGACAGGGCCGGTGCCTGCCTCTCCCAAGGCTGGATCTCGTTTCTCGCAGATTATCTTCGGAAATATCTGAGGCTTGCAGCTCTGATGGGGCCGTCCGCAACGACAAGAGAACTGTTCAAGTTGGATCCCGTTATCTTTGTCCTGTGACACCAGAAGAGCCTTCTATTACCCCACCGATCGAGCTGCAATCAGAAGAAGCCCCTCTCATCCTCGCTACACTTCTTCAATCCATAAATGCAGCCGAAGATGATGCGAAAAGGACGGAAGAGGACAACGAGAAGACGATTGGACAGGAGCATGAGGAGAAGGCCGAGGAGAAAGGAGCAAGTGATTGAAAAGAGGGAAGATTCAAAGTAGAAACCGGCAGGAAAAGCTGGAAGGGCTACCCATGGCATAGGCTTAACATCATTTTTATTCGTAAATGATTGGATGTGCCAGCGCCGACGATACGCTTGGAGGCGCTTTGGACAGACTTTGAGATTTTGAGACAGGCAGTTCTAGGAAGATCTTCAGGATCCTTGCTATCAGATTCGAGGGGATTCAGAGGCTAGAACTGCAACAGATAGATATTACATCAAATGTGGATATGAAACAAAGGAAACCCTGGCAAGATGATAGTATAAGGTGCTCAGTGAACACTCAGGACACTTTTCCAGGCCATGCTGATTTTCATGATGTGAGTTGGGTGTTATACTATTGGTCATTGGTTTGCAGGGGGGTTGTAGGACTCTCCGCTCTCTTGAGTGGAATATCTATCTTCCGGCCAACGAACGATGCACCTGTGCACACATAGAATTATTATAGAGTCACGTGATGCTCTTGCCGAATCAGTTTTGGCAAGCCCTAACCTGCCGCACTTGCCAAACCCTCCACCCACCCACCCTTGAATCCTCGTTCAGCCAAAAAGTTCTTCACGACCATCCGCCAATTCGATTGCCTGGTGAGcgccaacatcatcaggTAAGTTGTCAGACGACAAGAACGAAGAGACGAGTTCAATACGCTGCGCTGCTCGATGATTCCCCATCTCGAAGATCCCGCTGATTGAGTTTCTCGCTCTTCTCTGTTCTCTCTGTCTCCGTCAAACAAGGACACTGGCTAACCACTtcgtcttttcttctctcttacAGAAACCGCAATCATGGGTATTTCGCGTGACTCTCGACACAAGCGCTCCGCCTCCGGTGCCAAGCGTGCCTACTACCGTGCGTAATAATTCCGAAAGCCCGTATGATCCTTTTGGACATACGTTCTGACCTTTGACAACAGGGAAGAAGCGCGCTTTCGAGGCTGGTCGCCAGGGTGCCAACACCCGTATTGGCCCCAAGCGCATTCACACCGTCCGAACCCGAGGTGGTAACCACAAGTACCGTGCCCTCCGTCTCGACTCCGGCAACTTTGCCTGGGGCTCCGAGGGTCTGACCCGCAAGACCCGTGTCATTGCCGTCGCCTATCACCCTTCCAACAACGAGCTTGTCCGAACAAACACCCTCACCAAGAGCGCCGTTGTCCAGGTTGATGCCGCTCCCTTCCGACAGTGGTACGAGGCCCACTACGGCCAGGCCATCGGCCGAAGACGTCAGAAGGCTCAGGCTGCCAAGGAGGGcaagactgaggaggaggtgAAGAAGTCTAAcgctgttgagaagaagcaggccGCCCGTCTGTCTTCCCGCGGCAAGGTCGAGAGCGCCATCGAGAAGCAGTTCGAGGCTGGTCGACTCTACGCCGTTGTTTCCAGCCGACCCGGTCAGTCAGGCCGCGTTGATGGTTACATTCTGGAGGGTGAGGAGCTCGCTTTCTACCAGCGTAAGCTCCACAAGTAAACTTGTCAAAAAAAAGCCACATAAAGAACGAAATGTCGGCCCCTGGTATGGTGTTCAAGGATTTCTCGCTGTCTTGATAGTTAGGACAAGATGAGCTTAACATAACGCATCGGAATGGGTCCTTAGGGAATGAAAATTTTTCTTGCGCTGAATTTACTTCATGATCAAGGTTTCTGCACTTGCACAACGTGACTTGATGTTCTATTGGGAGGGCTTGAATGCCGAATCTAAAAAGTGTTTCATTCATTCTATATGGGGTATGTGTAGACGGGATAAGTCAACTACTATGCCCTCGCAGGCGACAAAAGGCTGAGTGTACTTTAGCATATTGCACCACTGTCAATGCTGTACAACAGTTCTCATCGTGAACAGTAGCAAAATACGGGAATCGACGCCGCTATTGTCTTATTCCCAGTATACTGTCATTACAAATGCCTAATCCGACATTTTCAGCAAGCTAGCCAACAGGGCCAACTGCAGTAAGCTAAAAGTGGAATCGGGTAAACAAGAATACTTTATACATGAAGTATGGTTCAGGACCAAATAACCAGAACAAGTTTACGGGAGTTCTTTCGATTTTCTCATGCAAACTGACGCTTCAAGTCAGTCCACTTACGATTCAAGGTCTCGTGCTGAGAATTGATCTAGAATGATGCGTCAGTAAATCAACTTCAAAGAAACAAGAGTGAGCAATGGGAAGAACTCACCTCTGCATAGCGCAGCTTTGTCTGGACCAACTCTTCTTCCAACTCGGACAACTCCTTTTCGAGTCTTTGATTCTCCTCATGAACATGCATATTGCGTTTCATCAGATCGTCCCGCTCAAGTTTCCATGTCTCCTCTATTTCCATGGGTTGCTTCTCAATGACGATCTTCAACTCCCGAACTTGACCCCTCATGCTGTCATTCTCGTCTCTGAGTTCCTGGTTTTCGACCTTTGTGTGCACAAGCTCTGTTGCCAGATCTGCTTGCTCACGATCGCATACTTCAACCCTCTCCTCCAGTTTCCGGACTTGAATGGAGAGATTATGATTCGCTGTGCGGAGCTCCAAGAGTTCGTTCTCACGatccttctcggccttggttTTCTCTTCCCATTCTGTGCTATAAGATTTGAGCATTTCTGGAGTGATTTTAACTTCGCAGGCATCTTTTACGAGTTGGTCTGCACGATAGACTTCCTTATCAATGCTAGAGCTCGAGCTTCCAAAGAAACCATTTTCAAGAAGACTGCCATGGCTAGGATCCTTATCAATATAGACGTCGAACAGTTTGTCCTTAAGGTATGTGGTGAGTTGCTGCATGTCAGATAATCCCAGAAGAATGCTGGCATTCTTCTGCATTAGAACAATTCCGAAGCGTAGAATTGCTGACAAGCCCTCGGAGAAGATAAGGTCGTAGATGCGGAGGACTAGTTGAAGAGGGAACCGGTAGGCAAAAAGCGTCAAAAACCATTGCGTGGCATAGAGATGAGGAGATATTCCCCGCCGGTGAAGATGGCAGTACAATGCTGGCTCGAAGTCTTCCAAAAGCCGCTCGAACTGATAAAGATGCATGTGCAATCCCGGCATATCCTGGATAAACAAATCTCGCAGCTTGTAGTGATTCATTAGTCGAACGAGGAGACAGAAAGCTTCCTGCTCAGGCATCTAGAGAGCATTGTGAGCATGTCGCAAAAGTCGTGCAAGAGTCAGACTTACGTTGAATAGTAGTGGCATGATGAGAAAGTTCATACCCTGGGCGTAGCCAACACCTTCGTCAAAAAGGGCATATGCCTTGCAGACACCAAACAGGCCCTCTTGAAGcccagcagcagccgcaTACTTAGAATAGCTGGTTCGGGCACCAAGATCCCGGCGTATTGTCTTTTCCAGTTTCTGTAGTGTCGCCGCGTCCTCCTTGTCCTTCCGCTTCCGCTCAGCCGCTGCGGCAGCTTGAGCTTTCAAAACAGCCTCAGCACTCTTCTCGTTTGGAGATGGCGTGCCGTTTGTACCTGAGTGGTCCGAATTGATGGaagaggctgatgatgtGACGGCGTCCCCGCTATGAACGCTGAGGTTTCCGTTGCTCAGCGAACTAGCAGTCGTACTATTACTGTGACGGTCTTTGCTCTTGTCTGTACCGCGAGCCACCAGATCTTTGTATACTAATTCCAAGTCGTCATTCTTGCTATCAGCCAACACCTGCCAGACAACGCCACGGATTGCACTAGGGATGCCGGTTGCAATAGCTTTGTTCAGTTCCTCGGCGCTAGTTCGAGCAACAGCAGCCGGCCCCTCATATACAACAGATTGCCACAAGTCCCAATCGACTTTTTCTTCTGAAATGGCCGAAGGTCCTGCGTTGACTCCCGCGACTGTGCCGGGGGCCAGCCCAGGAATAGGCTGAGGAACAGGCGACGACGGGGGCTTCTCTTGGGGTTGGCCTTCATCACCTGGCAAAGTAAGGCCAAGAGCTCCGTCATATTTACTACTGTCACCTTCGGCCATTGCGCGAgcagcctcttcttgttgtcgcAGTTGTTTGAATCTGTCTTTCAGGGTGACCCGTTGGGCAGGGTCACCGGGTAGTGAGTCTCCATCCTTTTCCTCCTCTAGTCGACTCAACATCATTTCAGGATTGCTTGATAGTGTTGCAATCGAACCAGCTGTGTTCCTTCGGCCAGCAGGGGGGGGTGGAAGCGGGGGTTCTCTCTCTTTGCTGGAGCTTCGAGAAAGCCAAGAGAAAGGGCTTGTCAGCTTTCGGCTGGGTGGTGGCGGAGGCTGAGGCACTGGTGGGGTGGGCGCAAGTGTAGCTGCTGGTGGCACAGGGCTTTTCGAAGTATCAGCGGCGGGCGACCAAGGCATAGACGGAAGAGAGATGCTGTTCAGAGATATCGTCTTGCTGTTTGGTTTCGGTGGAAGATCTTTTGGCACTACAAAGATCAGTATTATGCGCAGTGATAAAGGCAACGAGAATGTGCATACCTGGAGATGGGGGCGTATCGTCGTCAAGACTGACGTTATCCAGATTTGAAGTATTGGAAATTCGTGTAGAAGCTATTGACGGTTTGCGTCGTGATTGCTCTCCTTTGACGCTGCCTGCCTCGGATCCAGTGACCTTATGCTGAGTGACCTTTGTGTCTAGAGTATCCTCGTGGGGATGCGACTCTTCAGACCGCCGATCGGTTGGCTCCTCCACTTCGCTGTCACGGCGTTTGGCCTGTGAAATGTTTCGTTTGGTAAGGGACCTTGCAGGGGACTGCGTTACAGCATCTTCGAATTTATCATCAGCGTCGGATGCCTAAAGAAATTAATTAGCATTGAAGCGAAATAAGGGAGGGCATCTGTCGTGTGACTGGCACCGCAGTAGTCGAGGGAGGAATGTGGGATAAACCTACCGACATAGTGTCGTCAGACTCCGTGCCAGACGAGAGTCTTTTGACATTGGTGTCGTTTTGCGACAGCTGCTCTTGTTGATTTTCCTCTGGCTTGTCATTTGTCTCTTCTGGTTTTTCTTCGTGCTTGTCTTCGTGCTTCACTTCAGTGTTGTCTTCAGCCTTATCTTCATGATTCTCTGCTATGCTGTCTTCGTCCTTTTTGTGTATGTCTAAACCTTCTTGTTTGTCCTCCATTGTGGGTGTTGTTTCTTTTTCGTCGTGTGCCTCTGGCCCATCTTGCTTCTCGGACATTTCATGGgtcttctgctgctgctgctcatgcTTTTCAGGCTCGGTATCGATGTGATGTTGGGCTACCGGCGAGGCGACATCTTGCGGTTGCGACatggttgaggaggagggtgtTGAATGGTTTGAAGGTAACGGCGTGTTCTTCTCGTCGAGGATAAAGGAACGGTTAGGTGGCCTCGACCCATGTATCAAAGCCAGATAAAGAAGCAATCAATGCAGATTGTATCAGGGAAATTGGGAACGAGAGACTAGGTACTGCGTCCGGCGGCAGAATGAATGGAAGAATGCCAGAAGCCAGCTGTTGACAGAAATCCGATCCAAGGGGGGGTGTTGTGGCGTTGGTGTTCTTGTCTGCCCCCTTACTACGTTGACAGTGGAACTGGAACTAGAATTGGAAGCTCGCAAGGGTTGTGACAGTGAGGCGCCGACGGAGTTCGCCAAAAATAAATCGGGGCGGCCCTGTAGCAGGAGTACGGGCGaggctggctggctggcactgagaggttgatgaacGGGCAGCCCAGTGGACCCTGGGACATGGACTCAGTTAAAAGGTGTAGTTGAGCTCCCCCGCCCTGCCCACCAAAGGGGGGACCAgcagagcttgagaatggagCTATTTTAGGAGACGCCCTGATTATCGATTCAGCTAGAAGAAAACGTCAGACAACAAAGTCTGGAATGTAGATTATCCCTTCATTATGTGGCCGTTTTGATTATAATGTTCTATGGCTGGCTTTGTTTGGAATTCAAAATCGCATCACTTCGACTTGAGGCTTATACCTTGGGTAGTTATCCTGTAGTTACGCTGCACTGGTCTTCCAAGTTGTGTAGAATGCGGCCTGTCTTATCTGTGCAAGAATCTCTGCTTGAACTCATGGAGAGGGCCTTTGGTCTAAGTTTTCTGCACACGGCCAACTCAATCTTAGACATATAACATGATTGCCGGTGCGAGTTTGAGTCTATCGAACTACATAGGTCCTGTGGCAATTTAGTGGTAAGGGTTTTGTGAGATGACTTGGAATTTTATTGCAGCTTGGATGGTCAAACAATATCTCATTTGGCTGTCAGACGGGGGTGAACAAAATCATGCCTCTAGATTAAGTATAATTTTAGTCTGTAGACATCCAATCTGAGCCTACCTATCCTTCAAGCTCCGGTCTTTCTTTAAAAACAGCATCCAAGATCTCATCCTCACACCTTGCCAGCGTTTCCCACCATCCAATATCTTGCATGTCACAGCAAAGCGAGTCGTAATACGGTAACTTCAGCTGAACGCCACATTTATCGCTCTCGGTATTGGATGTCACAACCCCTCCCTTAATACAGATATccttttatttttatttttactttaCGCTCCAATGGCGTCAGAGTCTAGTCTAGTTGCCAAACTGTGGTTACGTTCCATTCTCGATTTCACGTTGATGTCATAAGCGCATTGGCTTATGCATAGTCGAAATAGGCACTCGGGATATAACAAGACGGGTCAAGTGTTAGACTAAGCCAAAAGCTTGGGGGACCCCTTGCTGGAGCAAGGTCTTCCTATGGTAGGTATATGACTGACTAATATCAAGCCGATACTTTGTTTCACGAGTCCTTTTCTGGCTTAGAATTACGTGGGTCTTGTAGTATCCAATGGTGACCTGAGAGTGCCTGTTTCATGGGCAAATTCCCAAACTAGCTCTTAGACGGTATACTAAATTTTGAATCCAGCTGTTGGAGGGTTGTCATTACAGATGTATAGATGCCAGTCTGGAGAATACAGCATTACCTTGAGGGTTTGGTAGAGTTCCTTTCGCTGAGACTGGGCAATTGTTTCATCGGATTTTTTTCTAGGGTTAGCCTGATAATCTTGATATCCATCTTCAGGTCTTCCTCACTTAATAACGACGTgcttaataataagtttGGGGATATTGGTTACCCGATAGATCAATATTAGGTACTGAGCGAGGATCAATAGCAGGCTTGACTGGCATGGTGGTTAAGATTCTGTGTTGTCACCCATATGGTGAGCGCAAAAAAACCTAGGCATAATGCAGAGTGTGAGCAACACACGTAGTGTACGTTAGTGGTCGAATGACGGAAGAAGGAAAATAACGTATAACCAGCCGTGGATCTCGCTCTGAAGACGCATAGCATATATCTGCTCTCAAAAGCTGCCTGACACATGCCTACTTCAGGTATCGCCTGCTGGTGGTAAGAGAAGACATACAAATCAGTAATGAACCCAGACCCAATGCCTGTTGCGGCCTTCGAAGTGAAACGTACTAGATACAGCTACCCTATAATTCAATGTTTGTCTTCCACAAGGCTCGATATGGGATCTAGACATTTGGGGTAAATCCAAAGTGtgccaaaaaaaaaaaaaaaaaaaaaaaaaaaaaaaaaaaaaaacggcACATCGGTTTACTCATCGCCGGTTAAGTTAACTAATAGACACTACGAAGCCCCTGAGCTCGAAGTTCAAAGACAGGGCTTGCTAaccacaacaacaacaacttGTTGCTATGGCCTCGCAAAAGCAGGCATCACTTAGCCCACCATCGACTATCAGGAGATTGGCGACGGAAATAAACAATGTAATTAAGGTACTTACTTACCTTAGTAGCTTCAAACATTGCACGAGAAGCTACTTGTTGGGTACCTGCTGCTACTTACTAACTTaggtatttatttatttatataacgGGAGAACCATATTTACAAAACAAGTAAGAAAGCCAAGCTAGCAATAACAATCATAGGTATTGAGAAATATATGAAAAGCGAGCTGTTCACAAAAACAAGTCACTGCCAACCTGTGGATCCTTATTAAGTTACTTTTGTTTAGTGATCTGGTATCAGTTATCAAGATTCAGCCTGGATTTGAGGGGACTTTGAGCCGAAGAGATAATCCGATCCTTGAATTCGGGAAATTCTGTACCCTGCAGTGGAAGGTTGGCCTCGGGGGTACCTCCACCCCACTGTACATAGCTTCCGGCACCTATTACGCAAAGGCCCACTTGCACTTCTCAACCTGACGATTTGCAATAACTATACCTTTTCCCCATCCTACACCTTCTCTCCGCACCTTCACAACACAACTTTCATACCCATACGAGATATTTCGCATTACCACATCCGCTGGTGAAAGCTGGAGATATATATCGTCTTTATAAGCAAGACGGTACGATTTAGCTGCGGATCAAAGCTATTCTAGGACGACCTGCACTCGGCCTCGGACTGCTTTCCAAGCTTCATCGACCACCTACCTTCTATAGGTACTTTGTCAGGCGAACGCGCTTGTGCTCACCATCCGACTATCACACAACAGCCGCCAAGCGGCTTCTGATTGCGAACACGTCATTCCTTTCCGAAGGAGAAGGTTTATCTGGATCACAACTTGGAGCTTTTTCGACTTGAAAGCCCCACGAAAATCGAAAACTTTACCACCGCACAAACTGCGGATAGAGGATATTTCATAGTTGAAGACGCCCAGTCGAAAAGAACTCGCGAACATAttcattttttttttttttgagcGGGTTGATAGCCCGGTTGTAGTGGAGGGGGCGATTCTTCAGTTTCCTGCGGCTCAGCCGCCTCACCTTCACCATGGGGAAGATCACTAAGCCCATGCAACCAAAGCATAAGGATACTTTGGTTAGTGACAAAATGAAACAGCCGGAAGATGCATTGCTAACATAATATTGTAGTCTCCTTGGCTCAAGAGCTATGTCGAAACCACCTCAACAACGCCACTACCCCTCTTACCACAAAAGCTGGAAAGCTTTCCATCTCGATGGCCCTTTGGACGCGGCGATCTTTACCACTGGATTCCTCTCCTGAACCGCTTTGATAGCATCTTAGAGC contains these protein-coding regions:
- a CDS encoding 40S ribosomal protein S8; the encoded protein is MGISRDSRHKRSASGAKRAYYRKKRAFEAGRQGANTRIGPKRIHTVRTRGGNHKYRALRLDSGNFAWGSEGLTRKTRVIAVAYHPSNNELVRTNTLTKSAVVQVDAAPFRQWYEAHYGQAIGRRRQKAQAAKEGKTEEEVKKSNAVEKKQAARLSSRGKVESAIEKQFEAGRLYAVVSSRPGQSGRVDGYILEGEELAFYQRKLHK